Proteins from a single region of Chryseobacterium sp. W4I1:
- a CDS encoding ABC transporter substrate-binding protein, producing the protein MKVVSLVPSITEALFDLGLTENEVIGRTKFCIHPEDRVKNVSIIGGTKNINIDKIKALKPDLILANKEENIKEQVEALMDDFKVLVTNVETIEDNYYLLKTLGNTFNKEEKAQHFNLKIYDVLQQAKLDSTVKTAYLIWKNPYMTVGSDTFIHKILAEIGFENIFKDKTRYPEIQMEDLADAEVIMLSSEPFPFKEKHIEEMKAFYPDKKIMIVDGEAFSWYGTHIAKCGQYFTEFLTEIHAMQR; encoded by the coding sequence ATGAAAGTTGTTTCTCTCGTACCCTCTATCACAGAGGCATTATTTGATTTAGGTCTTACTGAAAATGAAGTGATTGGCAGGACAAAATTCTGCATCCATCCAGAAGATAGAGTAAAAAATGTATCGATAATTGGTGGAACAAAAAACATTAATATTGATAAAATAAAGGCATTAAAACCGGATCTTATCCTGGCTAATAAAGAGGAAAACATTAAGGAGCAAGTGGAAGCTTTAATGGACGATTTCAAAGTTCTGGTGACGAATGTGGAAACCATTGAAGACAATTATTACCTTCTTAAAACCCTTGGGAATACTTTTAATAAAGAAGAAAAAGCACAACATTTTAACTTAAAAATTTACGATGTCCTGCAACAGGCTAAACTTGACTCAACAGTAAAAACTGCTTATCTTATCTGGAAAAATCCTTATATGACTGTTGGCTCCGATACTTTTATTCATAAGATTTTAGCAGAAATCGGATTTGAAAATATTTTTAAAGATAAAACCCGTTATCCTGAAATTCAAATGGAAGATCTTGCTGATGCGGAAGTGATTATGCTTTCTTCGGAGCCTTTCCCTTTTAAGGAGAAACATATTGAGGAAATGAAGGCATTTTATCCTGATAAAAAGATTATGATCGTGGATGGAGAAGCATTTTCCTGGTATGGAACCCATATTGCGAAGTGTGGGCAATACTTCACTGAATTTCTGACGGAAATTCATGCAATGCAGCGTTGA
- the mgtE gene encoding magnesium transporter, whose product MNSRDELIFNPADIAETLSNLHADERLLAFLKVPKEYKAEVFSHLDPDFQEETIRGIASEEVSEILNGMTPDDRTALFEDFPDELIKYSINHLNPQERRIALKLLGYNSDSIARLMTPYYIQIRKEWTVKRCLQQIKKVGKRVETMNHLYVVDERNRLIDDIALGSLLLAEEDTLISEMTDNHFVAITTTTSKEDAVTYFEKYDRTALPIITEAGVLVGIVTIDDILDQIEQQNTEDIQKFGGLEALDDPYTQTSLMEMIKKRGTWLIILFFSEMLTASAMGYFEDEIQKAVVLALFVPLIISSGGNSGSQAATLIIRAMALQEIGLKDWWYVMKKEIFTGLALGSILGAIGFLRIMIWHEIGLFNYGIYWPYVGLSVAVSLVLIVLWGTLSGSMVPFILKKLKLDPATSSAPFVATLVDVTGLIIYFSVAGLFLTGKLL is encoded by the coding sequence TTGAATTCCAGAGACGAACTTATCTTTAATCCTGCCGACATTGCCGAAACTCTTAGCAACCTTCATGCTGATGAGAGGCTTCTCGCGTTTTTGAAGGTTCCGAAGGAATATAAAGCGGAAGTTTTTTCCCATCTTGATCCTGATTTTCAGGAGGAAACTATCAGAGGTATTGCAAGTGAGGAAGTTTCTGAGATCCTGAACGGAATGACTCCGGATGACAGAACTGCTCTTTTTGAGGATTTTCCGGATGAGCTGATCAAATATTCTATCAACCATCTTAATCCACAGGAAAGAAGAATTGCTTTGAAACTTCTGGGCTACAATTCAGATTCTATTGCCCGTCTGATGACGCCTTATTATATCCAGATCCGTAAGGAATGGACGGTAAAAAGGTGCCTCCAGCAGATTAAAAAAGTAGGAAAAAGGGTGGAAACGATGAACCACCTTTATGTAGTGGACGAAAGAAACCGTCTGATCGATGATATTGCTTTGGGAAGTCTTCTTTTAGCTGAAGAAGACACCCTGATCTCCGAGATGACGGATAATCATTTTGTTGCCATAACGACAACGACCTCAAAGGAGGATGCGGTGACGTATTTTGAAAAATATGACCGGACTGCCCTTCCTATCATAACGGAAGCTGGTGTTTTGGTGGGAATTGTAACGATAGATGACATCCTCGACCAGATCGAGCAGCAAAATACGGAAGATATTCAGAAATTCGGGGGTCTTGAAGCACTGGATGATCCTTACACACAGACTTCCTTGATGGAGATGATCAAAAAAAGAGGGACCTGGCTGATCATTCTTTTCTTTTCAGAAATGCTGACTGCTTCTGCGATGGGCTATTTTGAAGATGAAATCCAAAAAGCGGTTGTTCTGGCTTTATTTGTCCCGCTTATTATTTCCAGTGGAGGAAACTCCGGTTCTCAGGCCGCCACCCTTATTATCAGGGCTATGGCTCTTCAGGAAATCGGTCTTAAAGACTGGTGGTATGTTATGAAAAAAGAGATCTTTACCGGGCTGGCACTTGGAAGCATCCTGGGAGCTATCGGCTTTTTAAGGATCATGATCTGGCATGAAATAGGGCTTTTCAATTATGGAATTTACTGGCCTTATGTAGGCTTAAGTGTAGCCGTTTCTCTTGTCTTAATTGTTTTATGGGGAACACTTTCAGGTTCTATGGTTCCTTTTATCCTGAAAAAATTAAAGCTTGACCCTGCCACTTCTTCAGCACCCTTTGTAGCTACTTTGGTAGATGTTACGGGACTTATTATTTATTTTTCGGTTGCGGGACTTTTCCTGACAGGAAAACTTTTGTAA
- a CDS encoding pyruvate decarboxylase: MRKIIFFTAVSSFLLIGITSVKAQKNADNKIKKILYFNPEVEPDIEEIKEPTNHAFFSAVSDNFSGRKNKILRAEVQIPFDSIEKQTITDYCVNNDADFAIVPKVRYFKVGIGKYVFSNQVVVSMKLFDAAGNLVTETDYDTYRKNMRLLGSTENSIKIGTDGAIKGILKKLRKLKHSVGVEL; the protein is encoded by the coding sequence ATGAGAAAAATTATATTCTTTACAGCAGTCAGCTCTTTTTTATTGATAGGCATTACTTCAGTGAAAGCACAGAAAAATGCAGACAATAAAATAAAAAAAATCCTATACTTCAATCCTGAGGTAGAACCTGATATTGAAGAGATTAAGGAGCCTACCAACCATGCCTTCTTCAGTGCTGTTTCTGATAATTTCAGCGGAAGAAAAAATAAAATACTCAGAGCCGAGGTTCAGATTCCTTTTGACAGTATAGAAAAGCAGACCATCACCGATTACTGTGTTAATAATGATGCTGATTTTGCCATCGTTCCCAAAGTAAGATATTTCAAGGTAGGAATTGGAAAATATGTATTTTCTAATCAGGTTGTCGTAAGCATGAAACTTTTCGACGCTGCAGGAAACCTGGTCACCGAAACAGATTATGATACGTACCGCAAAAATATGCGTCTTTTGGGTTCTACAGAAAATTCCATTAAAATAGGGACAGACGGTGCGATAAAGGGCATCTTGAAAAAACTACGGAAGCTTAAGCATTCGGTGGGTGTAGAGCTTTAA
- the rpsO gene encoding 30S ribosomal protein S15, with protein sequence MYLTTEKKQEIFSKHGKSATDTGSAEGQVALFTFRINHLSQHLKANRHDFNTERSLVKLVGKRKSLLDYLKNKDIARYRAIIAELGLRK encoded by the coding sequence ATGTACTTAACAACAGAAAAAAAGCAGGAAATTTTCTCAAAACATGGAAAATCTGCAACAGACACAGGAAGTGCTGAAGGACAAGTAGCTCTTTTCACTTTCAGAATCAACCACTTATCTCAGCACTTAAAAGCTAACCGTCACGATTTCAATACAGAGAGATCTCTAGTGAAATTGGTAGGTAAGAGAAAAAGTTTACTAGATTACCTTAAAAACAAAGATATCGCAAGATATAGAGCAATTATTGCTGAACTAGGTTTAAGAAAATAA
- a CDS encoding DUF4260 domain-containing protein: MKIQLKLEYFAFLLLGVFAFGQTELSWWWFVGLFLAPDISMLGYVANNKTGAFLYNLFHHFGIAVIIYLAGTAFSLPYLQMAGAILFAHSAFDRILGYGLKYPDSFQNTHLGKIGNDKK, from the coding sequence ATGAAAATTCAATTAAAACTTGAATATTTTGCTTTCTTATTACTGGGAGTTTTTGCTTTTGGACAAACAGAGCTCTCCTGGTGGTGGTTTGTGGGGCTGTTTTTAGCACCGGACATTTCTATGCTTGGATATGTCGCTAATAATAAAACCGGAGCTTTTTTGTATAATCTTTTTCATCACTTTGGAATTGCTGTGATTATTTATCTTGCCGGAACAGCATTTTCACTTCCCTATCTTCAGATGGCGGGAGCTATTCTTTTTGCCCATTCCGCATTCGACAGGATACTTGGCTACGGATTAAAATACCCGGATAGCTTTCAAAATACACATTTGGGAAAAATCGGAAATGATAAAAAGTAA
- a CDS encoding sugar MFS transporter, which yields MINKEVKTQGRNYTVPLITITLLFFMWGFITCMNDILIPYLKQLFKLTFFESMLVQFCFFGAYFIGSLIYFLISITKGDPINKAGYKKGIMFGIFLAAFGCILFYPAATFSYYPLFLGALFILGLGFTVLQITANAYVSLLGSEESASSRLNMTQAFNAFGTTIAPVLGGHLIFEFFSAPDGSFSAVATRIPYLIFAGILLLVALLISRVKLPSFQTQEEEIVKGWGALEFKHLKFGVFAMFCYVGGEVAVGSFIISFLEQPQIMGFDEIISKNYLALYWGGAMIGRFLGAISLNQGLSQSKKAIYMLGAAAAVFLVIFSIVNLSFAQISFFLVFIVLNFVAFFIGKAAPARTLSIFAAINVILLISAMVNHGELAMYSILGIGIFNSIMFSNIYTLAISGLGKYTSQGSSLVVMAILGGAIVPIFQGYLADQFGVQHSFIIPVFCYLIILVFGAYCTKYLGHVESTESKSGH from the coding sequence ATGATCAATAAAGAAGTAAAAACACAGGGCAGGAATTACACAGTTCCGTTGATAACAATTACGCTGCTATTTTTTATGTGGGGATTCATTACGTGTATGAATGATATTCTTATCCCTTATCTGAAACAGCTTTTCAAACTCACCTTTTTCGAATCGATGCTCGTACAGTTTTGTTTCTTTGGAGCATACTTTATCGGTTCACTCATCTATTTCCTCATCTCTATTACAAAAGGAGATCCCATCAATAAAGCAGGTTATAAAAAAGGAATTATGTTTGGAATCTTTCTGGCGGCCTTTGGCTGCATCCTGTTTTATCCGGCAGCAACCTTCTCTTATTATCCTTTATTTCTTGGGGCTTTGTTTATTCTGGGACTTGGGTTTACAGTTCTTCAGATCACAGCCAATGCGTATGTTTCATTACTGGGCAGTGAAGAATCAGCTTCCAGCCGCCTGAATATGACGCAGGCTTTCAATGCATTCGGAACAACAATTGCGCCTGTACTGGGCGGACATCTAATTTTTGAATTCTTCTCAGCTCCGGACGGTTCTTTCAGTGCAGTAGCTACCAGAATTCCTTACCTGATTTTTGCGGGTATCCTTCTCCTGGTTGCATTATTGATCTCAAGAGTAAAGTTACCTTCATTCCAGACTCAGGAAGAAGAGATTGTAAAAGGCTGGGGAGCACTGGAGTTCAAGCATTTGAAATTCGGAGTTTTTGCCATGTTTTGCTATGTAGGCGGAGAAGTGGCGGTAGGAAGTTTTATCATCAGTTTTCTGGAACAGCCTCAAATTATGGGCTTCGACGAGATTATCAGTAAAAATTATCTGGCTCTTTATTGGGGCGGAGCCATGATCGGGCGTTTTCTTGGTGCCATTTCTTTAAACCAGGGATTAAGTCAAAGTAAGAAAGCAATATACATGTTGGGTGCAGCAGCTGCTGTTTTCCTTGTCATTTTCAGTATCGTAAACCTTAGCTTTGCGCAGATCAGCTTTTTCTTAGTATTTATTGTCCTTAATTTTGTAGCGTTTTTCATTGGTAAAGCGGCTCCGGCAAGAACACTCTCTATTTTCGCAGCGATCAATGTTATTCTTTTAATCTCTGCAATGGTAAATCATGGCGAACTGGCGATGTACAGTATTTTAGGTATTGGGATCTTCAATTCTATTATGTTCTCCAATATCTATACGTTAGCAATTTCAGGATTGGGCAAATACACCAGCCAGGGATCTTCTTTAGTGGTAATGGCCATTTTAGGAGGCGCTATCGTTCCTATTTTCCAGGGTTATCTGGCAGATCAGTTTGGAGTGCAGCATTCATTTATCATCCCGGTATTCTGTTATCTTATCATCCTGGTTTTTGGAGCTTATTGCACCAAATATTTAGGACATGTAGAAAGTACCGAATCAAAATCAGGACATTAG
- a CDS encoding polyribonucleotide nucleotidyltransferase: protein MSIPQAITETITLADGREITIETGKLAKQADGSVVVKMGGTMLLATVVASKEAKDGVDFLPLTVDYREKFYAGGKIPGNFFRREARPSDQEILTMRLVDRVLRPLFPEDFHAEVQVMISLISYDGQSIPDDLAGLAASAAIAITDIPFNGPMSEVRVVRINGELSINPKFEDLKIADLDIMVGATKDSIVMVEGEMKEISEQEMLEAIQFAHVEIKKQVEAQERLAEKVGKSLPKREYSHENHDEAIREKVWKETYDKVYEVAKTPSGKEERGEKFKAVLDEFLAQYVDNAEELERVTPFAKVYYHDVEKEAMRQMILNDKIRLDGRDPETIRPIWSEIDYLPGAHGSAIFTRGETQSLTAVTLGSVKDANMVDSVMVNYDERFFLHYNFPPFSTGEARPLRGTSRREVGHGNLAQRALANMIPEENPYTIRIVSDILESNGSSSMATVCAGTLALMDAGIQITKPVSGIAMGLVTDVKTGKFTVLSDILGDEDHLGDMDFKVTGTADGITACQMDIKIQGLSMDIMEKALLQARNGRLHILDKLNETIAAPREDVKPHAPKMVMLEISKDFIGAVIGPGGKIIQQLQKDTDTVIAIEEVGEIGRIEISGVSREKINAAIARINEITFVPVVGEVYQGKVVKVMDFGAFVAIAKGTEGLLHISEIEWARLDKVPYNEGDEVEVKFMGYDDRKKMKLSRKVLLPRPERPESKPRPEGQDRPQGDRRPQGDRRPDGDRRPQGDRRPEGDRRPADQAPSENENPSTEA from the coding sequence ATGAGTATACCTCAAGCAATTACAGAAACGATTACTCTAGCAGACGGCAGAGAAATTACAATTGAAACAGGAAAATTAGCAAAACAGGCTGATGGTTCTGTAGTCGTAAAAATGGGTGGAACAATGCTTTTAGCAACTGTTGTAGCCAGCAAAGAAGCAAAAGACGGAGTAGATTTTCTACCCTTAACGGTAGATTACAGAGAGAAATTCTACGCAGGAGGTAAGATTCCTGGAAACTTTTTTAGAAGAGAGGCCAGACCATCAGATCAGGAGATCCTGACCATGCGTTTGGTAGACAGAGTTCTTAGACCATTATTCCCTGAAGATTTCCACGCTGAAGTTCAGGTAATGATTTCATTAATTTCTTATGACGGACAGTCAATTCCTGATGATTTAGCAGGTCTTGCAGCATCTGCAGCCATTGCTATTACAGATATTCCTTTCAACGGACCAATGTCTGAAGTAAGAGTAGTAAGAATCAACGGTGAGCTTTCTATCAACCCTAAATTTGAAGATCTTAAAATTGCTGACCTTGATATCATGGTGGGAGCAACTAAAGATTCTATTGTAATGGTAGAAGGGGAAATGAAAGAAATCTCTGAGCAGGAAATGCTTGAAGCGATCCAGTTTGCTCACGTAGAAATCAAAAAGCAAGTTGAAGCTCAGGAAAGATTAGCTGAAAAAGTAGGAAAATCACTTCCAAAAAGAGAATACAGCCACGAAAATCACGACGAAGCTATTCGTGAGAAAGTGTGGAAAGAAACATACGATAAAGTATATGAAGTAGCAAAAACTCCTTCAGGAAAAGAAGAAAGAGGTGAAAAATTCAAAGCTGTTTTAGATGAATTTTTAGCACAGTATGTTGATAATGCTGAAGAATTAGAAAGAGTAACGCCTTTCGCTAAAGTATATTACCACGATGTAGAGAAAGAAGCGATGCGTCAGATGATTTTGAATGATAAAATCCGTCTTGATGGCCGTGATCCTGAAACAATTCGTCCAATCTGGAGCGAAATCGATTATTTACCGGGAGCTCACGGTTCTGCGATCTTCACAAGAGGTGAAACTCAGTCTTTAACAGCTGTAACATTAGGTTCAGTGAAAGATGCGAACATGGTAGACAGCGTTATGGTAAATTATGACGAAAGATTTTTCTTACATTATAACTTCCCGCCATTCTCAACAGGTGAAGCAAGACCTTTAAGAGGAACTTCAAGAAGAGAAGTAGGACATGGAAACCTGGCTCAAAGAGCGTTGGCAAATATGATTCCTGAAGAAAACCCTTACACGATCCGTATCGTTTCTGATATTTTAGAATCAAACGGTTCATCTTCTATGGCAACTGTTTGTGCAGGAACTTTAGCATTGATGGATGCAGGTATTCAGATTACAAAACCGGTTTCCGGAATTGCAATGGGATTGGTAACAGACGTTAAAACCGGAAAATTCACCGTTCTTTCTGATATCTTAGGGGATGAAGATCACCTGGGAGATATGGACTTTAAAGTAACGGGAACTGCAGACGGAATCACCGCTTGTCAGATGGACATCAAAATCCAGGGATTATCTATGGATATCATGGAGAAAGCTCTTCTACAAGCAAGAAACGGAAGGCTGCATATCTTAGATAAATTAAATGAAACAATTGCTGCTCCAAGAGAAGACGTGAAACCTCACGCTCCGAAAATGGTAATGCTGGAGATCTCTAAAGATTTCATCGGTGCTGTTATCGGACCTGGTGGGAAAATCATTCAACAACTTCAGAAAGATACAGATACTGTTATTGCTATTGAAGAAGTAGGAGAAATCGGAAGAATCGAAATTTCTGGTGTAAGCAGAGAGAAAATCAATGCAGCGATTGCAAGAATCAACGAGATTACATTTGTACCTGTAGTAGGTGAAGTGTATCAAGGAAAGGTGGTAAAAGTAATGGATTTCGGAGCTTTTGTAGCCATTGCAAAAGGAACGGAAGGATTACTACACATTTCTGAAATCGAATGGGCCCGTCTTGATAAAGTACCTTATAACGAAGGTGACGAAGTAGAGGTGAAGTTCATGGGTTACGATGATCGTAAGAAAATGAAACTTTCAAGAAAAGTTTTGTTGCCAAGACCAGAAAGACCTGAGTCTAAGCCAAGACCAGAAGGTCAAGACAGACCACAAGGTGATAGAAGACCGCAAGGAGACAGAAGACCGGACGGAGATAGAAGACCACAAGGTGACAGAAGGCCGGAAGGAGACAGAAGGCCAGCTGATCAGGCACCAAGTGAAAATGAAAATCCTTCAACTGAAGCTTAA